A single genomic interval of Synechococcales cyanobacterium T60_A2020_003 harbors:
- the rsmD gene encoding 16S rRNA (guanine(966)-N(2))-methyltransferase RsmD, whose product MPLRIYGNRSLKTVSGQATRPTLAKVREAVFNIWQGEIEGCRWLDLCAGNGTMGAEALCREAATVIGIEQNGRACGVIRENWQTVANPDQTIQVIQGNVLKRLPLLAGQQFDRIYFDPPYASEVYEPTIQAIARLRLLAPSGELAVEHAPQRQFPDEIGGEKGDRLTICRQKVYGGTALTFFVVAA is encoded by the coding sequence ATGCCCTTGCGGATTTACGGCAACCGTTCCTTGAAGACTGTATCTGGACAAGCGACCCGGCCAACCCTGGCGAAGGTTCGGGAAGCAGTGTTCAACATCTGGCAAGGCGAGATTGAAGGCTGTCGGTGGCTCGATCTATGTGCAGGAAACGGCACGATGGGGGCAGAAGCGCTCTGCCGGGAAGCGGCTACCGTAATTGGTATCGAGCAAAACGGACGCGCCTGTGGAGTTATTCGGGAAAACTGGCAAACTGTTGCCAACCCCGATCAAACCATTCAAGTCATCCAGGGAAACGTGCTGAAACGCTTACCGTTGCTCGCAGGACAGCAATTTGACCGGATCTATTTTGATCCCCCCTATGCCAGCGAGGTCTACGAACCAACGATTCAGGCGATCGCCCGTCTCCGTCTGCTCGCTCCCTCTGGTGAACTTGCAGTCGAACATGCTCCCCAACGACAGTTTCCAGACGAGATCGGTGGAGAAAAGGGCGATCGCCTCACGATTTGTCGTCAAAAAGTCTACGGTGGCACCGCTCTAACGTTTTTTGTCGTTGCGGCTTAA
- a CDS encoding DUF4090 family protein: METNPTSSAAGADAVDAAIAQGLDLDGTPIPPAKLSLYKEVMALEGKRKRSGVTTTMRSRIVRIGAKHLSQEDLNQKLLDAEFPPLKDKEIAFYYGDK, encoded by the coding sequence ATGGAAACCAATCCGACATCTTCAGCAGCCGGAGCCGATGCCGTTGATGCAGCGATCGCCCAGGGGCTAGACCTAGATGGCACTCCAATTCCGCCTGCAAAACTGTCGCTCTACAAAGAAGTGATGGCTCTAGAAGGGAAGCGCAAGCGTAGCGGTGTGACGACCACGATGCGATCGCGGATTGTTCGCATTGGAGCCAAGCATTTATCCCAAGAAGATCTGAACCAAAAGCTTCTAGATGCAGAGTTTCCACCGCTCAAGGATAAGGAAATCGCCTTTTACTATGGCGATAAGTAG